The Streptomyces sp. NBC_01317 genomic interval GTTCGAGCACGACGGACGGACGGTACGGGCCACTCCGGAGCTGGCCCGTGAGCTGGCCGCCGACGAACTCGCCGCGATCCGCGCGGAGAGCGGCGAGGAGGCGTTCGCGGCCGGGAAGTGGCAGCAGGCCCACGACCTGCTGCTGACGGTGGCCCTGGACGAGGACTACGCGGACTTCCTGACCCTCCCCGCGTACGAGCAACTGCGCGGCTGAGCATTCCCGCCCCCTGAGCATTCCCGTCCCCGCCCGCGATGACTTTTGCCGGCGGGGGCGGTCTGTACCGGCATGGATAGAGATACGGATACAGACACGCGTGCGACGGCAGGAGCAGGCCCGGTTCCCGCGTCCGGCATGATCGATCTCGGTCCGGTGTGCCGCGCGACGGCCCGGGTGGCCGTCGGGGTCCCGGACGAGCGGCTGGACGGGCCGACCCCCTGTCCCGCCTACACCGTCCGGGACATCCTCGCGCATCTGGCCGGGCTGACGATCGCCTTCCGGGACGCGGCGGGCAAGAAGCGGGGCCCGACCACGGACACGGCGCCGGAGCCGGGGAACCTCCCCGTACTGGAGGAGGGCTGGCGCGAGGTACTCCCCCGGCGGCTGGACGAGCTGGCCGCCGCGTGGCGGGATCCCGCCGCCTGGGAGGGCGGGACCCGGGTCGGCGGAGTGGATCTGCCCGGCGAGGTGGCCGGGTTGGTCGCCCTCAACGAGGTGCTGGTGCACGGCTGGGACGTGGCGCGCGCCACGGGCCAGGTGTACGAGGCCGACGAGGCGGGCCTGCGGGCCTCGTACGGGATGCTCAGCGTGCCCCGCCCGGCGGAGGGGATCTTCGGACCACCGCTCGCGGTGGACGGGGACGCGCCGCTGCTGGACCAGGTGATCGGGCTGAGCGGCCGGCGGCCGGACTGGGTGCCCGGCACGTAACACACCGCCGTTCGTGCCAGGGCGCGTGTCGCCGAACCGCCGCGCAGGGGACGGCAGTTCGGCGACACCCCCAGGGGTGCGTCCGCCGGTCGGGGGGCCGGCCGGGCGCGCCCTGGGCAGGCGTCGGGGACAGGCGTCAGACCGCGTCGAGTCCGCGTCCGTGCGCGTCGTCGTACGCCGCCCGGGACTCCGCGATCGTCACCCGGTGGCGCTCCGCCCAGTCCGTCAGGCCCAGCAGACTCGCGTGCAACTCGCGGGCGACCGGAGTCAGTTCGTACTCCACCTTGGGCGGCACCGTCGCGTGCGCCGTACGGGTCAGCAGTCCGTCGCGCTCCAGGTTCCGCAGTGTCAGCGTGAGCATGCGGCGGCTGATGCCCTCGATCGAGCGCTCCAACTCCGTGAAGCGGATGGGCCCGTGGGCCGCCGCCACGATGATCAGCACGCTCCATTTCCCCGCGACCCTGTCAAGAACTTCCCGGACCGGGCAGGCCTGCGCGTGCACGACCTGGGTGGTCACACGCGTGTTCCCCTGGGACATCGAAGTGCCTCCTTCTGCCGAGCTTCACGGTCACCCACGATGACCTCCGTTACAGATCGTGCGCCTTTGGAGGTCAAGACCCATGGACAGGGACGTGCAGACCGTTCCACCCTCTCATCCTTCCCGCCGGACGGCACTGGCCGTGCTGTGCGCGGGAAGCCTCATGACCGTGCTGGACGGCAGCATCGTGACCGTCGCGATGCCCGCGATCCAGTCCGATCTCGGCTTCTCGCCGGCCGGGCTCGCCTGGGTGGTCAACTCGTATCTCATCGCCTTCGCGGGCCTGTTGCTGCTCGCCGGCCGGCTGGGTGATCTCCTCGGCCGCCGGCGGATGTTCGTCTCCGGGCTGGCCGTGTTCACCGTGGCCTCCGTGCTCTGCGGGCTCTCCCCCAGCGCCGGAACCCTGGTCGCCGCGCGCTTCCTCCAGGGCGTCGGCGGGGCGATGACCTCGGCGGTGGTGCTGGGCATGCTGGTGGCGCTCTTCCCCGAGGGGCGCGAACGAGCCACGGCCATCGCCGTGTTCAGCGCGTCGGCCGCCGCGGGCGGGGCCATCGGCACTTTCCTCGGCGGCGCCCTCACCGCGACCCTCGGCTGGCACGCGATCTTCCTCATCAACCTGCCGATCGGCGCCACCGCGCTGGTCGCCGCCCGGCGCGTCCTGGCGGACGACCCCGGACAGGGCCTGCGCGAAGGCGCCGACTACCTGGGCGCCGTCCTGGTGACGGGCGCCCTGATGCTCGGGGTGTACACGCTGGTGCGGACCGCCGGCCACGGGTGGGGATCGGCCCGTACGCTCGGCCTCGGAGCCCTGTCCGTGCTGCTGCTCGCGGCCTTCGCCGTACGGCAGTGGTACGCCGCCGATCCCCTGCTGCGGCTGGGGCTGCTGCGGTCCCGTACCGTCACCGGCGCCAATCTGGTCCAAATCCTCATGGTCGCCGGGATGTTCACCTTCCAGTACCTCGGCGCGCTCTACCTCCAGCGGGTCCTGGACTTCGGCGAACTGGCCACCGGGGTGGCCTTCCTGCCCGCGCCTGTGGTCATCGGGGTGATGATGCTCGGGTTCTCGGCACGGCTCAACGCCCGTTTCGGGCCACGGCCGTTGCTGTTCGGCGGACTGCTCCTGATCGTCGGTGGGCTGGCGCTGTTCGGGCGGGCGCCCACCGACGGTTCGTACGCGACCGACGTCCTGCCGGTCATGGTCCTGCTCGGGGTCGGCTTCGGGCTGGCGATGCCCGCCCTGACGGGCCTGGCCATGGCGGACGTACGCCCGGAGGACGGCGGGCTGGCGTCGGGGCTGTTCAGCACGACGCAGGTGGTGGGCGGCGCGCTGGGGCTCGCCGTCCACTCGGCCCTCGCGGCGGACCGTACGCGCGACCTCCTCGCAGCCGGTGAGGACACGGCCTCGGCGACGGGCGGCGGCTACCGGCTCGCGTTCCTCTCGGCGGCGGGGGTCGCGACGGCGGCGCTCGTGGTGGCGGTCGCGCTGCTGCGGCGGGGGCCGTCCGGGGAGACGGCGGAGGAAGCAGCGGAGAGGGAAAGGGCGGCGCCGGACGCGGCGGACACGCGGGACGCCGC includes:
- a CDS encoding TIGR03086 family metal-binding protein, translated to MIDLGPVCRATARVAVGVPDERLDGPTPCPAYTVRDILAHLAGLTIAFRDAAGKKRGPTTDTAPEPGNLPVLEEGWREVLPRRLDELAAAWRDPAAWEGGTRVGGVDLPGEVAGLVALNEVLVHGWDVARATGQVYEADEAGLRASYGMLSVPRPAEGIFGPPLAVDGDAPLLDQVIGLSGRRPDWVPGT
- a CDS encoding winged helix-turn-helix transcriptional regulator; translation: MSQGNTRVTTQVVHAQACPVREVLDRVAGKWSVLIIVAAAHGPIRFTELERSIEGISRRMLTLTLRNLERDGLLTRTAHATVPPKVEYELTPVARELHASLLGLTDWAERHRVTIAESRAAYDDAHGRGLDAV
- a CDS encoding DHA2 family efflux MFS transporter permease subunit, translated to MTVLDGSIVTVAMPAIQSDLGFSPAGLAWVVNSYLIAFAGLLLLAGRLGDLLGRRRMFVSGLAVFTVASVLCGLSPSAGTLVAARFLQGVGGAMTSAVVLGMLVALFPEGRERATAIAVFSASAAAGGAIGTFLGGALTATLGWHAIFLINLPIGATALVAARRVLADDPGQGLREGADYLGAVLVTGALMLGVYTLVRTAGHGWGSARTLGLGALSVLLLAAFAVRQWYAADPLLRLGLLRSRTVTGANLVQILMVAGMFTFQYLGALYLQRVLDFGELATGVAFLPAPVVIGVMMLGFSARLNARFGPRPLLFGGLLLIVGGLALFGRAPTDGSYATDVLPVMVLLGVGFGLAMPALTGLAMADVRPEDGGLASGLFSTTQVVGGALGLAVHSALAADRTRDLLAAGEDTASATGGGYRLAFLSAAGVATAALVVAVALLRRGPSGETAEEAAERERAAPDAADTRDAADDPAGSPRVTS